Proteins encoded in a region of the Zea mays cultivar B73 chromosome 4, Zm-B73-REFERENCE-NAM-5.0, whole genome shotgun sequence genome:
- the LOC100193339 gene encoding uncharacterized isoform X2, which translates to MAGYPEDNQHELNGYDEEVDEEEGHPGRRVGRDGGSGKIFVGGVAWETTEESFSKHFEKYGAITDSVIMKDKHTKMPRGFGFVTFSDPSVIDKVLEDDHVIDGRTVEVKRTVPREEMITKDGPKTRKIFIGGLPPSLTEDELKDHFSSYGNVVEHQIMLDHSTGRSRGFGFITFESEDSVERVISEGRMRDLGGKQVEIKKAEPKKHGSDHSSNGRSNHGGGAYRNSYRSGGGAGSGSSGGGGGYGYGGAYRSAAAGYGYDGGAGAGYGYGRGYGYGGNAGFGSSFGGGYGGSMYGGAAYGAYGAYGGGAYGGGAYGGGAYGGGAAYGGAPGGYGTGGYGSYGGAGSTGGGSTGARGSSRYHPYGK; encoded by the exons ATGGCGGGGTACCCGGAGGACAACCAGCACGAGTTGAACGGGTACGACGAGGAGGTCGACGAAGAGGAGGGACACCCCGGGAGGCGGGTAGGCCGGGATGGGGGCTCTGG AAAGATTTTTGTCGGAGGCGTTGCTTGGGAGACTACTGAAG AATCATTCTCCAAGCATTTTGAGAAGTATGGGGCAATAACTGATTCTGTAATTATGAAGGACAAGCATACTAAGATGCCTCGTGGATTTGGATTTGTTACATTTTCTGATCCATCTGTTATAGACAAGGTTTTGGAGGATGATCACGTTATAGATGGCAGAACG GTTGAAGTTAAGAGGACTGTCCCGAGGGAAGAGATGATCACCAAAGACGGCCCTAAGACAAGAAAGATCTTCATCGGTGGGCTACCGCCATCTCTTACTGAAG ATGAATTGAAGGATCACTTTTCATCATATGGTAATGTGGTTGAACATCAGATAATGCTTGATCATAGCACTGGGCGTTCTAGAGGGTTTGGTTTTATCACATTTGAAAGTGAAGATTCTGTTGAAAGGGTCATATCAGAGGGGAGAATGCGTGATCTTGGTGGGAAGCAG GTTGAAATAAAGAAGGCTGAACCAAAGAAACATGGATCTGACCACAGCAGTAATGGGAGATCAAACCACGGAGGTGGAGCTTACCGCAATTCTTACCGTAGTGGTGGTGGAGCTGGTAGTGGCAGCAGTGGAGGCGGCGGTGGTTATGGGTATGGTGGTGCTTATCGATCTGCTGCAGCAGGTTATGGATATGATGGTGGCGCAGGAGCAGGATATGGCTATGGTAGAGGGTATGGCTATGGAGGCAATGCTGGCTTTGGGTCTAGTTTTGGTGGTGGTTATGGTGGATCCATGTATGGAGGTGCTGCCTATGGTGCATATGGTGCCTATGGTGGTGGCGCCTATGGAGGAGGTGCCTACGGAGGCGGTGCCTATGGAGGTGGTGCTGCCTATGGTGGCGCCCCAGGTGGTTATGGCACTGGCGGATACGGCAGTTATGGCGGAGCAGGCAGTACTGGTGGTGGGAGCACAGGTGCTCGGGGTTCTAGCAGGTATCATCCATACGGAAAATAA
- the LOC100193339 gene encoding uncharacterized isoform X1: MAGYPEDNQHELNGYDEEVDEEEGHPGRRVGRDGGSGYAVAVGEDGRGAGGDSLGKIFVGGVAWETTEESFSKHFEKYGAITDSVIMKDKHTKMPRGFGFVTFSDPSVIDKVLEDDHVIDGRTVEVKRTVPREEMITKDGPKTRKIFIGGLPPSLTEDELKDHFSSYGNVVEHQIMLDHSTGRSRGFGFITFESEDSVERVISEGRMRDLGGKQVEIKKAEPKKHGSDHSSNGRSNHGGGAYRNSYRSGGGAGSGSSGGGGGYGYGGAYRSAAAGYGYDGGAGAGYGYGRGYGYGGNAGFGSSFGGGYGGSMYGGAAYGAYGAYGGGAYGGGAYGGGAYGGGAAYGGAPGGYGTGGYGSYGGAGSTGGGSTGARGSSRYHPYGK; encoded by the exons ATGGCGGGGTACCCGGAGGACAACCAGCACGAGTTGAACGGGTACGACGAGGAGGTCGACGAAGAGGAGGGACACCCCGGGAGGCGGGTAGGCCGGGATGGGGGCTCTGGGTACGCTGTTGCTGTCGGAGAGGATGGGAGGGGGGCGGGTGGCGACTCGTTGGG AAAGATTTTTGTCGGAGGCGTTGCTTGGGAGACTACTGAAG AATCATTCTCCAAGCATTTTGAGAAGTATGGGGCAATAACTGATTCTGTAATTATGAAGGACAAGCATACTAAGATGCCTCGTGGATTTGGATTTGTTACATTTTCTGATCCATCTGTTATAGACAAGGTTTTGGAGGATGATCACGTTATAGATGGCAGAACG GTTGAAGTTAAGAGGACTGTCCCGAGGGAAGAGATGATCACCAAAGACGGCCCTAAGACAAGAAAGATCTTCATCGGTGGGCTACCGCCATCTCTTACTGAAG ATGAATTGAAGGATCACTTTTCATCATATGGTAATGTGGTTGAACATCAGATAATGCTTGATCATAGCACTGGGCGTTCTAGAGGGTTTGGTTTTATCACATTTGAAAGTGAAGATTCTGTTGAAAGGGTCATATCAGAGGGGAGAATGCGTGATCTTGGTGGGAAGCAG GTTGAAATAAAGAAGGCTGAACCAAAGAAACATGGATCTGACCACAGCAGTAATGGGAGATCAAACCACGGAGGTGGAGCTTACCGCAATTCTTACCGTAGTGGTGGTGGAGCTGGTAGTGGCAGCAGTGGAGGCGGCGGTGGTTATGGGTATGGTGGTGCTTATCGATCTGCTGCAGCAGGTTATGGATATGATGGTGGCGCAGGAGCAGGATATGGCTATGGTAGAGGGTATGGCTATGGAGGCAATGCTGGCTTTGGGTCTAGTTTTGGTGGTGGTTATGGTGGATCCATGTATGGAGGTGCTGCCTATGGTGCATATGGTGCCTATGGTGGTGGCGCCTATGGAGGAGGTGCCTACGGAGGCGGTGCCTATGGAGGTGGTGCTGCCTATGGTGGCGCCCCAGGTGGTTATGGCACTGGCGGATACGGCAGTTATGGCGGAGCAGGCAGTACTGGTGGTGGGAGCACAGGTGCTCGGGGTTCTAGCAGGTATCATCCATACGGAAAATAA